The proteins below are encoded in one region of Tessaracoccus aquimaris:
- a CDS encoding DUF2207 domain-containing protein: MTSMDIGALAIAIVAGGVMFLIGAVANRFFHDRIFVGLTPGLVPALGQSAPETKVQPGREYSGQVAVAFSPPRGLRPGLVGTIVDGQAEMRDLTATIVDLAVRGWLKIEAVDVDPKRQQDPKKKARDWRITPIHPAPTADRLDQFEADLLGSLLGMPGAGDGVLMSQWTKKRGGDLRNAKEDLYRQTVQNGWYEKDPRPQEAGCLTVLGWVVLLGWCVLVFTMSSSIWTILSALILIGGALFLSKRLKRRVPRTALGTATTIQALGFKKYLATAEADQFSFEEAAGIFSRYLPYALVFGVADHWSKVFGEVASRSHEAGDTDVLDGLLWMDMGLDLTWNLAFLADGFGGIADMGDAVGGVAEGLGGFVEGVGDFISDIDFDF; this comes from the coding sequence ATGACCTCCATGGATATCGGGGCCCTTGCCATCGCGATCGTGGCAGGCGGTGTGATGTTTCTCATCGGCGCCGTCGCCAACCGGTTCTTTCACGACCGGATCTTCGTCGGCCTGACGCCCGGCCTCGTGCCCGCGCTCGGTCAGAGCGCCCCGGAGACCAAGGTGCAGCCCGGTCGGGAGTACTCGGGCCAGGTCGCGGTCGCGTTCTCCCCGCCCCGCGGTCTCAGGCCCGGACTCGTCGGGACCATCGTCGACGGGCAGGCGGAGATGCGCGACCTGACGGCGACGATCGTCGATCTTGCGGTGCGCGGCTGGCTCAAGATCGAGGCGGTCGACGTCGACCCGAAGCGGCAGCAGGACCCGAAGAAGAAGGCCCGCGACTGGCGCATCACCCCGATCCATCCCGCCCCAACCGCCGACCGGCTCGACCAGTTCGAGGCCGACCTGTTGGGCTCGCTGCTCGGAATGCCCGGCGCCGGGGACGGGGTCCTGATGAGCCAGTGGACCAAGAAGCGCGGGGGAGACCTGCGCAACGCCAAGGAGGACCTGTACCGCCAGACCGTCCAGAACGGGTGGTACGAGAAGGACCCGAGGCCGCAGGAGGCCGGCTGCCTTACGGTGCTCGGCTGGGTCGTGCTGCTCGGCTGGTGCGTGCTGGTGTTCACCATGTCCTCATCGATCTGGACGATCCTGAGCGCCCTGATCCTCATCGGCGGCGCACTCTTCCTCAGCAAGCGGTTGAAGCGCCGCGTGCCCCGCACCGCGCTCGGCACCGCGACGACGATCCAGGCCCTCGGCTTCAAGAAGTACCTCGCCACGGCGGAGGCCGACCAGTTCAGCTTCGAGGAGGCCGCGGGCATCTTCAGCCGCTACCTGCCCTATGCGCTCGTGTTCGGCGTGGCCGACCACTGGTCGAAGGTATTCGGAGAGGTGGCAAGCCGCAGCCACGAGGCGGGCGACACGGACGTGCTCGACGGGCTTCTCTGGATGGACATGGGCCTGGACCTGACATGGAACCTCGCGTTCCTCGCCGACGGGTTCGGCGGGATCGCTGATATGGGTGACGCGGTCGGCGGTGTCGCTGAAGGGCTTGGCGGCTTCGTCGAGGGCGTCGGGGACTTCATCTCCGACATCGACTTCGACTTCTAG
- a CDS encoding ABC transporter ATP-binding protein, which translates to MRSIVRILGTARELWHLYLGIIVGAVAIAATALLMPFVIARATDVVVSMVGGKGGTVTTLLWLAGGLLVLSLANSVLTNLTGYWGDLMATRLRAILSRRYFRKLLKLPQRYYDNELTGTIISRLNRSITSITDFLQMFSNNFFPMLITVFAVLVISLVYSPWLALLLIIIYPTFVWLTALTSKRWQVWEHQKNEHYDIAGGRFAEVIGQMRVVKSFVTERDELKKFGDHYNDAVGLTGEQSAYWHKMDTLRRAVLDVVFFVIFAIIFVQTAQGAFSIGVMVMLIQLVNMAKQPVTGMSYLVDTTQRAIAGSHEYFKVMGEIDEPNNPLELDESGAAQPTVEWREDDPVVAFDDVSFGYGDTTELVLNDINLAIDRGERVAFVGESGGGKTTLVNLLMKLYPATSGTVEVHGQSVRDVPSELLRREIGVVFQDASLFSGTIRENIAYGIDDVTDEQLETAARRANAMSFISRLKDGFDTEIGERGIKLSGGQKQRLSVARALLKDAPILILDEATSSLDTKSERAVQAGLDELMEGRTTVIIAHRLSTISTVDRIVTLREGRIDEIGTPAELATTDGIYAELLALQGSTSRADKAKLARYDIVR; encoded by the coding sequence ATGCGAAGCATCGTCAGAATCCTCGGCACGGCCAGGGAACTGTGGCATCTATACCTCGGCATCATCGTCGGAGCCGTCGCCATCGCGGCGACCGCCCTGCTGATGCCGTTCGTCATCGCCCGCGCGACCGACGTCGTCGTCAGCATGGTGGGTGGCAAGGGCGGCACCGTCACGACGCTGCTCTGGCTGGCCGGCGGGCTGCTGGTGCTGTCGCTCGCGAACTCGGTGCTGACGAACCTGACCGGCTACTGGGGCGACCTGATGGCAACCAGGCTCCGGGCGATCCTGTCACGACGCTACTTCCGCAAGCTGCTCAAGCTGCCGCAGCGTTACTACGACAACGAGCTGACCGGCACGATTATCTCCAGGCTCAACAGGTCGATCACGTCGATCACCGACTTCCTGCAGATGTTCTCCAACAACTTCTTCCCGATGCTGATCACGGTGTTCGCGGTCCTGGTGATCTCGCTGGTCTACTCGCCGTGGCTCGCGCTGCTGCTCATCATCATCTACCCGACGTTCGTGTGGCTGACGGCGCTGACGTCGAAGCGGTGGCAGGTGTGGGAGCACCAGAAGAACGAGCACTATGACATCGCGGGCGGCCGGTTCGCCGAGGTGATCGGCCAGATGCGCGTCGTGAAGTCGTTCGTGACCGAGCGCGACGAACTGAAGAAGTTCGGCGACCACTACAACGACGCCGTCGGCCTCACGGGCGAGCAGTCGGCCTACTGGCACAAGATGGACACGCTGCGCCGTGCCGTGCTCGACGTCGTCTTCTTCGTGATCTTCGCCATCATCTTCGTGCAGACGGCACAGGGCGCCTTCAGCATCGGCGTGATGGTGATGCTCATCCAGTTGGTCAACATGGCAAAGCAGCCCGTCACCGGGATGAGCTACCTGGTCGACACCACGCAGCGCGCCATCGCGGGAAGCCACGAGTACTTCAAGGTGATGGGCGAGATCGACGAGCCGAACAACCCCCTCGAACTCGACGAGTCGGGCGCGGCCCAGCCCACCGTCGAGTGGCGCGAGGACGACCCCGTCGTCGCCTTTGACGACGTCAGCTTCGGCTACGGCGACACCACCGAGCTCGTCCTCAACGACATCAACCTCGCCATCGACAGGGGCGAGCGGGTCGCGTTCGTCGGCGAGTCCGGTGGCGGGAAGACGACACTGGTCAACCTGCTCATGAAGCTGTACCCGGCGACCTCAGGCACCGTCGAGGTGCACGGTCAGTCGGTGCGCGACGTGCCGTCGGAGCTGCTGCGCCGCGAGATCGGCGTCGTGTTCCAGGACGCAAGCCTGTTCAGCGGCACCATCCGAGAGAACATCGCCTACGGCATCGACGACGTCACCGACGAGCAGTTGGAGACCGCGGCGCGCCGCGCCAACGCGATGAGCTTCATCTCGCGCCTCAAGGACGGCTTCGACACCGAGATCGGCGAGCGCGGCATCAAGCTGTCGGGCGGTCAGAAGCAGCGGCTCTCGGTCGCCCGGGCGCTGCTGAAGGACGCGCCGATCCTGATCCTCGACGAGGCCACTAGTTCGCTCGACACCAAGTCGGAGCGCGCCGTGCAGGCCGGGCTGGACGAGCTCATGGAGGGTCGCACCACCGTGATCATCGCGCATCGCTTGTCGACCATCTCGACCGTCGACCGGATCGTCACGCTGCGTGAGGGTCGCATCGACGAGATCGGCACGCCCGCCGAGTTGGCCACCACGGACGGGATCTACGCCGAACTGCTCGCGCTGCAGGGCTCGACCTCACGGGCGGACAAGGCCAAGCTGGCACGCTACGACATCGTGCGCTGA
- a CDS encoding anaerobic sulfatase maturase translates to MRALPFSVVTKPTGAACNLDCTYCFFLSKELLYDADGQRMSAGTLEVYVREFLAGQPDGEVMFAWQGGEPTMRGLAFFREAVRLGKHYARPRQVVRHSIQTNGTLLDDDWGRFLKDEGFLVGLSVDGPAELHDAYRVNKAGRGTHKQVVRGWEVLRRHGVEVNVLCTVNAANAEHGLDVYRYFRDDLGVEYMQFIPIVERVEAKDLELAEQGWTGPDGARLLYQQHGDAVTSRSVTARQWGRFLSAIFDEWVRHDVGRVYVQHFDVMLAARFGQYSLCVHSPECGGALAVEHNGDVYSCDHYVEPDYRLGNIHESGFQKLLTSEAQREFGRYKRVGLTQQCQRCPVRWACHGGCPKDRFIASADGQPGQNYLCDGYFSFFTHAAPSIETMAELLASGRPPAHIMTIG, encoded by the coding sequence ATGCGTGCCCTGCCCTTCTCCGTCGTGACCAAGCCGACCGGGGCCGCGTGCAACCTCGACTGCACCTACTGCTTCTTCCTGTCCAAGGAACTGCTCTACGACGCCGACGGGCAGCGGATGAGCGCCGGGACCCTCGAGGTCTACGTCCGCGAGTTCCTGGCAGGGCAGCCGGACGGGGAGGTCATGTTCGCCTGGCAGGGCGGCGAACCGACCATGCGCGGCCTGGCGTTCTTCCGTGAGGCCGTCCGGCTCGGCAAGCACTACGCCCGCCCCCGCCAGGTGGTGCGCCACTCGATTCAGACCAACGGCACCCTTCTCGACGATGACTGGGGACGCTTCCTGAAGGACGAGGGCTTCCTCGTCGGCCTGTCGGTCGACGGCCCAGCAGAACTGCACGACGCCTACCGCGTCAACAAGGCCGGACGCGGCACCCACAAGCAGGTTGTCCGCGGTTGGGAGGTGCTGCGCCGTCACGGCGTCGAGGTCAACGTCCTGTGCACCGTCAATGCCGCCAACGCCGAGCACGGGCTCGACGTGTACCGCTACTTCCGCGACGACCTTGGCGTCGAGTACATGCAGTTCATCCCGATCGTCGAACGGGTCGAGGCCAAGGACCTCGAGCTCGCGGAGCAGGGCTGGACCGGCCCCGACGGTGCGCGCCTGCTGTACCAGCAGCACGGCGACGCCGTCACGTCCCGGTCCGTCACCGCCCGGCAGTGGGGACGCTTCCTCTCGGCGATCTTCGACGAGTGGGTGCGCCACGACGTCGGCCGCGTCTATGTGCAGCACTTCGACGTGATGCTCGCGGCCCGCTTCGGCCAGTACTCGTTGTGCGTCCACTCGCCCGAGTGCGGCGGCGCGCTCGCCGTCGAGCACAACGGCGACGTGTACTCCTGCGACCACTACGTCGAACCCGACTACAGGCTGGGCAACATCCACGAGTCCGGCTTCCAGAAGTTGCTGACCTCCGAGGCGCAACGCGAGTTCGGTCGCTACAAGCGGGTCGGCCTGACGCAGCAGTGCCAGCGCTGCCCCGTCCGGTGGGCCTGCCACGGCGGCTGCCCCAAGGACCGGTTCATCGCCTCGGCAGACGGGCAGCCGGGCCAGAACTACCTGTGCGATGGCTACTTCTCGTTCTTCACGCACGCCGCCCCGTCCATCGAGACGATGGCCGAACTGCTCGCCTCCGGCAGGCCCCCTGCCCACATCATGACGATCGGGTAG
- a CDS encoding citrate synthase translates to MTDSGVLKYGGTELELPTVEATQGNDGLDIGKLLSTTGVTTLDPGFVNTASCVSSITFIDGDKGVLQYRGYPIEQLAEKATFIEVAYLLIYGELPTQAQLDEFNGKIARRMLLDERMRELFRAFPRGAHPMQVLAAGVTALGSFNRDTLDVHDEGQVEEASLRLLGSMPTLAAYAYKSSIGAPFLYPRNNLGYVENYLRLSFGTPQEEYEIDPDVVRAFETLFILHADHEQNASTSTVRLVGSADANIYASMASGVHALSGPLHGGANQAVLEMLREISKEGLDIKDFVSQVKDKKSGVKLMGFGHRVYKNYDPRAKIIKGHADQLLRNSGTSNHLLEMALELEETALNDEYFIERKLYPNVDFYTGLIYEAMGFPAQHFTALFALGRLPGWIAQWREQHAEKGRKIGRPRQIYIGATERDYVPINER, encoded by the coding sequence ATGACCGATAGCGGAGTCCTCAAGTACGGGGGAACCGAACTCGAGCTGCCGACGGTGGAAGCCACGCAGGGCAACGACGGGCTCGACATCGGAAAGCTGCTGTCCACGACAGGAGTGACCACCCTCGACCCCGGCTTCGTCAACACCGCTTCATGTGTCTCGTCGATCACCTTCATCGATGGCGACAAGGGCGTGCTCCAGTACCGCGGCTACCCGATCGAGCAGCTCGCCGAGAAAGCGACGTTCATCGAGGTCGCCTACCTGCTCATCTACGGAGAGCTCCCCACCCAGGCGCAGCTTGACGAGTTCAACGGCAAGATCGCGCGCCGGATGCTGCTGGACGAGCGGATGCGCGAGCTGTTCCGCGCGTTCCCGCGCGGCGCCCACCCCATGCAGGTGCTCGCGGCGGGCGTGACCGCGCTCGGATCGTTCAACCGCGACACCCTCGACGTGCACGACGAGGGCCAGGTCGAGGAGGCAAGCCTGCGCCTGCTGGGCTCGATGCCGACGCTGGCCGCCTACGCCTACAAGTCGTCGATCGGCGCCCCGTTCCTGTACCCGCGCAACAACCTCGGCTACGTCGAGAACTACCTGCGGCTGTCGTTCGGCACCCCGCAGGAGGAGTACGAGATCGACCCTGACGTGGTGCGCGCGTTCGAGACGCTGTTCATCCTGCACGCCGACCACGAGCAGAACGCCTCCACCTCGACGGTGCGCCTCGTCGGCTCGGCCGACGCGAACATCTACGCGTCGATGGCCTCCGGCGTCCACGCGCTGTCCGGCCCGCTGCACGGCGGCGCCAACCAGGCCGTCCTCGAGATGCTCCGCGAGATCTCGAAGGAGGGCCTCGACATCAAGGACTTCGTCTCGCAGGTCAAGGACAAGAAGTCCGGCGTGAAGCTGATGGGCTTCGGTCACCGCGTCTACAAGAACTACGACCCGCGCGCGAAGATCATCAAGGGCCACGCCGACCAGTTGCTGCGCAACTCCGGAACCTCCAACCACCTCCTGGAGATGGCCCTGGAGTTGGAGGAGACGGCGCTGAACGACGAGTACTTCATCGAGCGCAAGCTGTACCCCAACGTGGACTTCTACACGGGCCTCATCTACGAGGCGATGGGCTTCCCGGCGCAGCACTTCACGGCGCTGTTCGCCCTGGGCCGCCTGCCCGGCTGGATCGCCCAGTGGCGCGAGCAGCACGCCGAGAAGGGCCGCAAGATCGGGCGTCCGCGCCAGATCTACATCGGCGCCACCGAGCGCGACTACGTTCCGATCAACGAGCGCTGA
- a CDS encoding DUF6458 family protein, translating to MLAAALRFRVLHPPKDWRITLRIGTSIVLIALGAILAFAVNADVPYVSLDMIGYILMGAGAIGLIWSLLTMNRSRVTESRTVQDPGTGATVHRSETRDGL from the coding sequence GTGTTGGCCGCGGCGTTACGCTTCCGTGTACTCCACCCCCCAAAAGATTGGAGAATCACCCTGCGCATCGGAACCTCCATCGTCCTGATCGCCCTCGGCGCGATCCTTGCGTTCGCGGTCAACGCTGATGTCCCGTACGTGAGCCTCGACATGATCGGCTACATCCTCATGGGTGCAGGCGCGATCGGGCTGATCTGGTCCCTTCTGACCATGAACCGCTCGCGGGTCACCGAGTCGCGGACCGTCCAGGACCCAGGCACCGGCGCGACCGTTCATCGCTCGGAGACGCGCGACGGCCTCTGA
- a CDS encoding MFS transporter produces MSSTHEVTPPKTALASSKASTGKVISWAMWDWGTQPFATVITTFVFAVYLTSGAFGDNDTLTKNLAWATGIAGICVALLAPVLGQGADRKGRRMFHLRWQTWLLAAVSAAMYFVAPSPEYFWLGAILLAGGNVVSEIANVNYYAAIDQVSTPRNVGRVSGLGWGLGYLGGIAILLVIIATLGSDFPASDVRIAMLICGAWTLLFTIPIFVALKDRKPTTAAPSLGIVGSYKALFASIRSLWRTSPNTLFFLLASALFRDGLAGVFTFGGVLAAGTFGFKFSEVVIFGVAANVTAGVATMLFGLLDDKLGPKRVILISLVSLVLLGTGIFVFHDGGKPVFWALGLLMCLFVGPAQSASRSFLARLIPEGMSGEIFGLYATTGRAVSFLSPLLFGLGITIGQSVLSSTQEAAQYWGILGVVVVLLAGLLLALFVKDPPRATEVEAA; encoded by the coding sequence GTGAGCAGCACGCATGAAGTGACGCCGCCCAAGACGGCGCTGGCCTCGTCCAAGGCATCGACGGGCAAGGTGATCTCCTGGGCCATGTGGGACTGGGGCACCCAGCCCTTCGCCACCGTCATCACCACGTTCGTCTTCGCCGTCTACCTGACCAGCGGCGCGTTCGGCGACAACGACACCCTGACCAAGAACCTCGCATGGGCGACGGGCATCGCCGGCATCTGCGTCGCCCTGCTCGCCCCGGTGCTCGGCCAAGGGGCCGACCGCAAGGGACGTCGCATGTTCCACCTGCGCTGGCAGACGTGGCTGCTCGCCGCGGTCTCTGCCGCCATGTACTTCGTGGCACCGTCTCCCGAGTACTTCTGGCTGGGCGCGATCCTGCTCGCGGGCGGCAACGTCGTCTCCGAGATCGCCAACGTCAACTACTACGCCGCCATCGACCAAGTGTCGACTCCCCGCAACGTCGGCCGGGTCAGCGGGCTCGGGTGGGGCCTCGGCTACCTCGGCGGCATCGCCATCCTTCTTGTCATCATCGCGACCCTCGGGTCCGACTTCCCGGCCTCCGACGTGCGGATCGCGATGCTGATCTGTGGCGCGTGGACGCTGCTCTTCACCATCCCGATCTTCGTGGCGCTGAAGGACCGCAAGCCCACCACCGCCGCGCCTTCGCTCGGCATCGTCGGCTCCTACAAGGCCCTGTTCGCCTCGATCCGGAGCCTGTGGCGCACCTCCCCCAACACCCTGTTCTTCCTGCTCGCCTCCGCGCTGTTCCGCGACGGCCTCGCAGGCGTGTTCACCTTCGGTGGCGTGCTCGCCGCGGGCACCTTCGGATTCAAGTTCAGCGAGGTCGTGATCTTCGGCGTGGCCGCCAACGTCACGGCGGGCGTCGCGACGATGCTTTTCGGGCTGCTCGACGACAAGCTGGGCCCCAAGCGCGTCATCCTGATCTCGCTGGTCAGCCTGGTGCTGCTCGGCACCGGCATCTTCGTCTTCCACGACGGCGGCAAGCCCGTGTTCTGGGCGCTCGGCCTTCTGATGTGCCTGTTCGTCGGCCCGGCCCAGTCGGCCAGCCGCAGCTTCCTGGCGCGCCTCATCCCCGAGGGCATGAGCGGCGAGATCTTCGGGCTCTACGCCACCACCGGTCGCGCCGTCAGCTTCCTGTCGCCCCTGCTCTTCGGCCTCGGCATCACCATCGGCCAGTCGGTGCTCAGCTCCACGCAGGAGGCGGCGCAGTACTGGGGCATCCTGGGCGTCGTCGTGGTGCTGCTCGCCGGCCTGCTCCTCGCGCTGTTCGTGAAGGACCCGCCCCGGGCGACCGAGGTTGAGGCGGCCTGA
- a CDS encoding DEAD/DEAH box helicase: MRWRRHQREALDAIAIPDDDRHWVVLPPGGGKTLVGVGAAAGWDGKIVAFGPNLAIVAQWRAAWEAFTGEKATSDRELPTRFTALTYQTLAVFDSESDGTSAKTRLHPNGLALVERLHAAGPITLVLDECHHLLEVWGDLLDEILADLPEARIVALTATPPELLTTTQAERVHRLFGTITYQAGIPALVAEGDLAPFAELAWFTRPTPREDEWLDTRSVRAAELITELTSVDTYVPLLTWVQMWDFRDFSPEVGDAVVRLALAGHLDLPEHAHVFERHRQDVTLTDWLTVADLWLEALSTAEPEQRAFARRIGDLLPGVGYRLTKTGIKPGVPLVDRVLSRSASKSAAAAEIVAHTVGDDPDARVLVLTDFSTATALPADLDGVIEPQSGSARWLLEAMVADERIAQARPVMVTGTSVGAEASVLRELLPDETITGEGVVVLEGTGASRWLAAATDALNRGWTRCLVGTRGLLGEGWDARAVSGVIDLTSATTSTAIVQTRGRSLRSDPQHPDKVAVNWTVTCVATDRPQGDADYRRLVRKHAGWFAVDEEGDVVDGVAHLDSRLSPDVAPGDAAVEQADAKAIAPPSAHPGTGADPLAELNARALRRAQDTQAIRTAWAAVDPGRHHPVSTLRVVGDRTPRTTVARREAPPPVLARSAGLAAAGGGLVALGIGVGLDSLPATLILLMVALVIGGGWWLFRARTVRRAVTTPPSTSDYARAVADALHADGQSPVGAEGVVVEITAGGETRIHLEGVDETVTEVFTDALTEVLGMIEQPRYLISRPVWDDTTVHLVDALRPPTPDREVWHQVPSTLATLRSRADLFAEAWTRHVGPGRAVFVGTPEGTGLLQALKWTSPFGSDAGLSVVTRRHW, translated from the coding sequence GTGCGCTGGCGGCGGCACCAACGCGAGGCGCTCGACGCCATAGCGATCCCTGACGACGACCGTCACTGGGTGGTGCTGCCTCCGGGCGGCGGCAAGACGCTCGTCGGCGTCGGCGCCGCCGCAGGTTGGGACGGCAAGATCGTCGCGTTCGGCCCCAACCTGGCGATCGTCGCCCAGTGGCGGGCCGCCTGGGAGGCGTTCACGGGCGAGAAGGCCACCTCGGACAGGGAACTCCCGACCCGCTTCACCGCCCTCACCTACCAGACGCTCGCGGTGTTCGACTCCGAGTCGGACGGCACCAGCGCGAAGACCCGCCTGCACCCCAACGGCCTCGCCCTGGTCGAGCGGTTGCACGCCGCAGGCCCCATCACCCTTGTCCTCGACGAGTGCCACCACCTGCTCGAGGTATGGGGCGACCTGCTCGACGAGATCCTCGCGGATTTGCCGGAGGCGCGCATCGTCGCCCTGACTGCCACGCCCCCCGAACTGCTGACGACGACCCAGGCCGAGCGGGTGCACCGCCTGTTCGGCACCATCACGTACCAGGCGGGCATCCCCGCGCTGGTCGCCGAGGGTGACCTGGCGCCCTTCGCGGAACTGGCCTGGTTCACCCGCCCGACGCCACGCGAGGACGAGTGGCTCGACACCCGGTCGGTGCGCGCCGCGGAACTGATCACCGAACTGACGAGTGTCGACACCTACGTGCCGCTGCTGACCTGGGTCCAGATGTGGGACTTCCGCGACTTCTCGCCCGAGGTCGGCGACGCCGTCGTGCGGCTGGCGCTCGCCGGTCACCTCGACCTGCCCGAGCACGCGCACGTGTTCGAGCGGCACCGTCAGGACGTCACGCTCACGGACTGGCTGACGGTCGCCGACCTCTGGCTGGAGGCGCTGTCTACCGCCGAGCCAGAGCAGCGGGCCTTCGCGCGGCGGATCGGCGACCTGCTGCCCGGGGTCGGCTACCGGCTGACCAAGACGGGGATCAAGCCCGGGGTCCCGCTCGTCGACCGGGTGCTGAGCCGAAGCGCCTCGAAGTCGGCCGCCGCCGCCGAGATCGTCGCCCACACCGTCGGGGACGACCCGGACGCGCGGGTCCTGGTCCTGACCGACTTCTCCACCGCGACGGCGCTGCCCGCCGACCTCGACGGCGTGATCGAACCGCAGTCGGGCTCGGCGCGGTGGCTGCTCGAGGCGATGGTCGCCGACGAGCGGATCGCCCAGGCGCGACCCGTGATGGTGACGGGCACCAGCGTCGGGGCCGAGGCGTCGGTGCTGCGCGAACTGCTGCCCGACGAGACGATCACCGGCGAGGGCGTCGTCGTGCTGGAGGGCACCGGCGCGTCCCGCTGGCTGGCCGCGGCCACCGACGCCCTGAACCGCGGCTGGACCCGCTGCCTGGTCGGCACCCGAGGGCTGCTCGGCGAAGGCTGGGACGCCAGGGCCGTCTCCGGGGTGATCGACCTGACGTCCGCGACGACGTCGACGGCGATCGTGCAGACGCGCGGCAGGTCGCTGCGCTCCGACCCGCAGCACCCCGACAAGGTCGCCGTGAACTGGACGGTGACGTGCGTGGCAACCGACCGGCCGCAGGGCGACGCCGACTACCGACGCCTGGTCCGCAAGCATGCCGGGTGGTTCGCCGTCGACGAGGAGGGAGACGTGGTCGACGGGGTCGCGCACCTCGACTCCAGGCTGAGCCCCGACGTCGCCCCGGGCGACGCGGCCGTCGAGCAGGCTGACGCGAAGGCGATCGCGCCGCCGAGTGCGCACCCCGGCACGGGCGCCGATCCGCTGGCCGAACTCAACGCCCGTGCGCTGCGCCGCGCCCAGGACACCCAGGCGATCCGCACGGCCTGGGCCGCCGTCGACCCGGGGCGCCACCACCCGGTCTCGACGCTCCGCGTGGTCGGCGACCGCACCCCGAGGACGACCGTTGCGCGACGCGAGGCGCCTCCCCCGGTGCTCGCCCGGTCGGCCGGTCTCGCCGCCGCGGGCGGGGGGCTGGTTGCTCTCGGCATCGGAGTCGGCCTCGACAGCCTTCCCGCCACGCTGATCCTCCTGATGGTCGCCCTCGTGATCGGCGGGGGCTGGTGGCTGTTCCGGGCGAGGACGGTGCGCAGGGCGGTGACGACACCCCCATCGACGAGCGACTACGCGCGGGCGGTCGCCGACGCGCTGCACGCAGACGGGCAGTCCCCCGTCGGCGCCGAAGGGGTCGTCGTCGAGATCACCGCCGGCGGTGAGACGCGCATCCATCTCGAGGGCGTGGACGAGACGGTCACCGAGGTGTTCACCGACGCGCTGACCGAGGTGCTCGGGATGATCGAACAGCCGCGCTACCTGATCTCGCGACCCGTCTGGGACGACACCACCGTCCACCTCGTCGACGCGCTCCGACCTCCCACGCCCGACCGGGAGGTGTGGCACCAGGTGCCGAGCACGCTGGCCACGCTGCGCAGCAGGGCCGACCTGTTCGCCGAGGCGTGGACCCGCCACGTCGGCCCGGGCCGCGCGGTCTTCGTCGGCACCCCCGAGGGCACCGGCCTGCTGCAGGCTTTGAAGTGGACCTCGCCGTTCGGCTCTGACGCCGGCCTCTCCGTCGTCACCCGACGGCACTGGTAG
- a CDS encoding DUF5713 family protein — MTIENPTMAGYEFLTDMYASDYFPDALVAKGEAILRELCERVEAERPADLPAIYALTHEATVRFNDLQEDFWEADSEIETAARDCIAGDFGAIADAYGFTNADLEELVAPRDW; from the coding sequence ATGACGATCGAGAACCCGACCATGGCGGGCTACGAGTTCCTCACCGACATGTACGCGAGCGACTACTTCCCCGACGCGCTGGTCGCGAAGGGCGAGGCGATCCTGCGGGAACTGTGCGAGCGCGTCGAGGCCGAGCGTCCCGCGGACCTTCCCGCCATCTACGCGCTGACCCACGAGGCGACCGTGCGCTTCAACGATCTCCAGGAGGACTTCTGGGAGGCCGACAGCGAGATCGAGACGGCGGCCAGGGACTGCATCGCCGGGGACTTCGGCGCGATCGCCGATGCCTACGGCTTCACCAACGCGGACCTGGAGGAACTCGTCGCGCCCCGCGACTGGTGA